One window of Oscillibacter hominis genomic DNA carries:
- the hemW gene encoding radical SAM family heme chaperone HemW, with protein sequence MKEPKRPLGLYIHIPFCKSKCIYCDFYSLPEREGRMDAYAKALCSHLKEAAPRAQGHSVDSVYFGGGTPSYLGASRLCAILKVIRKHYGVTKDAEITLEANPDSADSYKDLRALRRCGFNRISLGMQSADDAELRAIGRVHTMDQVRTAVENARKARFPDVSLDLIYGLPGQTMERWQENLSAAAALDPDHLSCYGLKVEEGTPLYQAKDRLALPGDDLQADMYLYTVEFLQHMGYRQYEISNFARPGHESRHNLKYWTLQEYAGFGPGAHSDFGGVRYAYGRDLEGYIQGVLTGSPMVSESERIPLTERDTEYIMLRLRTALGLDVREFERTFRRRFDPLEPLMRRFAQAGYALEEDGRWHLTPTGYLVSNQIIGALLEALAADKARRASAREQGDFRVEH encoded by the coding sequence ATGAAAGAGCCGAAACGCCCCCTTGGGCTTTATATTCACATCCCCTTTTGCAAAAGCAAATGCATCTACTGCGATTTCTACTCCCTGCCGGAGCGGGAAGGGAGGATGGATGCGTATGCCAAGGCCCTCTGCTCCCATCTGAAAGAGGCCGCTCCCCGGGCCCAGGGGCACAGCGTGGACAGTGTCTATTTCGGCGGGGGCACCCCCTCCTACTTGGGAGCCTCCCGGCTGTGCGCCATCCTGAAGGTCATCCGAAAACACTACGGCGTGACAAAAGACGCTGAGATCACCCTGGAGGCCAATCCTGACTCCGCCGACAGCTATAAGGACCTGCGCGCCCTGCGGCGCTGCGGCTTCAACCGCATTTCCCTTGGGATGCAGTCCGCCGACGACGCGGAGCTGCGCGCCATCGGCCGCGTCCACACCATGGACCAGGTCCGCACCGCCGTGGAGAATGCCCGGAAGGCCCGGTTCCCCGATGTGTCGCTGGACCTCATCTACGGCCTGCCGGGGCAGACCATGGAGCGCTGGCAGGAAAACCTCTCCGCCGCCGCGGCCCTGGACCCGGACCATCTTAGCTGCTATGGGCTGAAGGTGGAGGAGGGCACGCCTCTCTATCAGGCCAAAGACCGCCTCGCTCTGCCCGGGGACGATCTCCAGGCGGACATGTACCTCTACACGGTGGAGTTTTTGCAGCACATGGGCTACCGGCAGTACGAGATTTCCAACTTCGCCCGTCCGGGCCATGAGTCCCGCCACAACCTGAAGTACTGGACGCTGCAGGAATACGCGGGCTTCGGCCCCGGCGCCCACTCGGATTTCGGCGGCGTCCGCTATGCCTATGGCCGTGACTTAGAGGGCTACATCCAAGGCGTCCTGACCGGTTCGCCCATGGTCTCCGAATCGGAGCGCATCCCGCTTACAGAGCGGGACACGGAGTACATCATGCTGCGCCTGCGGACAGCCCTTGGGCTGGACGTGAGGGAGTTTGAACGGACCTTCCGCCGGCGCTTTGACCCGCTGGAGCCCCTGATGCGCCGCTTTGCCCAGGCCGGCTACGCCCTGGAAGAGGACGGCCGCTGGCACCTGACACCCACAGGCTATTTGGTCTCCAACCAGATCATCGGTGCGCTGCTGGAGGCCCTGGCGGCGGACAAGGCCCGACGCGCCAGCGCCCGGGAGCAGGGGGATTTCCGGGTGGAACACTGA
- a CDS encoding methionine ABC transporter ATP-binding protein, with protein MIRIEHLTKKYGDEAVLNDISLTIEPRDIYGVVGQSGVGKSTLLNCINRLEEFESGTIDVDGLRVETLSRRELRIFRKNVGMIFQDFSLIGRKNVFDNIAMPLECWGYDRVKIKRRVEELAEIVGLEEKLAVRPAELSGGQKQRVAIARALTLNPSYLLSDEATSALDPKTAISIVKLLQDINHRYGITIVLVSHQLDIVESICNRVCILEQGRVAEEGMAESLFDRPSIALRSLKGELTDA; from the coding sequence TTGATTCGAATTGAGCATCTGACAAAAAAATATGGGGATGAGGCCGTCCTCAACGACATCAGCCTCACCATCGAACCCCGCGACATCTATGGCGTGGTGGGACAAAGCGGCGTGGGGAAATCCACGCTGCTGAACTGCATCAACCGTCTGGAGGAATTTGAAAGCGGTACGATCGACGTGGACGGGCTCCGTGTGGAGACGCTGAGCCGCCGGGAGCTGAGGATATTTCGCAAAAATGTGGGGATGATCTTTCAGGATTTTTCCTTGATCGGGCGGAAAAACGTATTTGACAACATTGCAATGCCCTTGGAGTGCTGGGGATATGACCGGGTCAAAATCAAACGGCGGGTGGAGGAGCTGGCGGAAATTGTAGGCCTGGAAGAGAAACTGGCGGTTCGGCCCGCAGAGCTCTCCGGCGGACAGAAACAGCGGGTGGCCATTGCCCGCGCCCTGACGCTGAATCCCTCTTATCTGCTCTCTGACGAGGCAACCTCTGCATTGGATCCCAAGACGGCGATATCCATTGTCAAGCTGCTGCAGGATATCAACCACAGATATGGAATTACCATCGTTTTGGTGTCCCATCAACTGGACATTGTGGAGTCCATCTGCAATCGCGTGTGCATTTTGGAGCAGGGCAGAGTTGCAGAGGAGGGCATGGCGGAGAGCCTCTTTGACCGGCCCTCCATTGCGCTGCGTTCTTTGAAGGGGGAGTTGACGGATGCTTAG
- a CDS encoding uridine kinase family protein, which yields MSEFTSILRRHAGVYSAMECADAVKLCYQAEFGGEHLLGDAESALALIRKESPSAPADTALSEPCGERVSRLYLGPAREAGLREETIAQLFCRSAEERSGSADGFLRRLSDLKENIDAFSFDLQALDRFLAGYDFSSLPPLRHSESYRRLYRPAYRLISARYEQLLPLLCAMEDVLRKKGRVVVALDGNCGGGKTTLAELLAPLYDSTLIHMDDFFLPPELRTPERRARGNVHYERFQEEVLTPLIRGESFAYRRFSCRQGGYCGTVRTEVRPVTIIEGTYSCHPYFGSGAYDLRVFVETPPEEQARRIRLRGGEDSYEQFRTLWIPLENQYFAANQTRARADLIIRT from the coding sequence ATGAGTGAGTTTACATCCATTCTCCGCCGCCATGCCGGCGTCTACAGCGCCATGGAGTGCGCCGATGCCGTAAAGCTCTGCTATCAGGCCGAATTCGGCGGCGAACACCTGCTGGGTGATGCGGAGTCCGCCCTGGCGCTCATTAGAAAGGAGTCTCCCTCCGCCCCAGCGGACACGGCGCTCAGCGAGCCCTGCGGGGAGCGGGTCTCCCGGCTGTACCTGGGCCCCGCCCGGGAGGCGGGGCTGAGGGAGGAGACGATTGCCCAGCTCTTCTGCCGTTCGGCGGAGGAGCGCAGCGGCAGCGCTGACGGCTTTTTGCGGCGGCTGTCCGATTTGAAGGAGAACATAGACGCCTTTTCCTTCGACCTGCAGGCGCTGGACCGCTTTTTGGCAGGCTATGACTTCTCCTCCCTCCCGCCGCTGCGCCACAGTGAGTCCTACCGGCGGCTGTACCGTCCGGCTTACCGGCTGATTTCCGCCCGATATGAGCAGCTGCTGCCTCTTCTTTGCGCCATGGAGGACGTGCTGCGGAAAAAGGGCCGGGTGGTTGTGGCCCTGGACGGCAACTGCGGAGGAGGAAAAACCACCCTGGCAGAGCTGCTGGCCCCCCTCTATGACAGCACGCTGATCCATATGGACGACTTTTTCCTGCCGCCGGAGCTGCGCACCCCTGAGCGCCGGGCCAGGGGCAACGTCCACTACGAGCGGTTTCAGGAGGAGGTGCTCACGCCCCTTATTCGGGGGGAGTCCTTTGCCTACCGGCGGTTTTCCTGCCGCCAGGGAGGCTACTGCGGCACTGTCCGCACAGAGGTACGGCCCGTCACCATCATAGAGGGCACCTACAGCTGCCATCCCTACTTTGGCAGCGGCGCCTACGATCTGCGGGTATTTGTGGAAACCCCGCCGGAGGAGCAGGCCCGGCGCATCCGCCTGCGGGGCGGAGAGGACTCCTACGAGCAGTTCCGTACCCTCTGGATCCCGCTGGAAAACCAGTACTTTGCAGCCAATCAGACCCGGGCTCGGGCGGACCTCATCATACGGACGTAA
- a CDS encoding S-layer homology domain-containing protein: MRKFLCRATSLILAAVLASASLSAAASYAMGDDLTNVSTGLHEETQLNTSVFWSSAYSDLRTENVVTYVPSESVTPIVTYGGAITQRSTVSATAKALEAQGYRVVAGINGDFYNTGNGVPIGLVITEGQIRTGAAAYHAIGFCADGTAVLGKPGIKYSINLGQNASGQTVIRSITDVNKARVSEGGIYLYTYDFNAKHTNGTTEPGVDVVCSIVDGSLSIGTEMTLQVEQVLTDASATAVGANSVVLSANNKTGTYYTDALKNLTPGQTLTLSVTASDTRWNDVEYAVGALYSLVSGGAVASGLPSGQAPRTAIGQKADGTLVFYTVDGRKSGHSIGATLSQVGQRMVELGCVTALGLDGGGSTTLSVTSPDTTSASTINTPSEGSERSVSNHVFLVASNSSTGILSHYYVKPESSYALTGSTVRVSASGVDTNYIPMDAGYDLSSSDGTVENGAVILPAYSGDVTVTASGEGRSGSAVIHTVDKVDSLSISGPAGALSAVTIAPGESVQLTPKATYNHLSLFSSASAYTWSISGDVGTVDAAGKFTASLQPGTGTLTVSGGGKSVSLPVRVTSLSLNTLEDFEGGLVEWSASTSGTALERNTNVETVRFGKASGALSYVMDEATSSASLFLTSLSFKANYNRLNLWVYGDGSGNTLSATTFDGANYSSVTLAALDFTGWKQLSVKLPEGATSITDLTVSGTTPSGTIYLDQIVCSYNDIVDQTAPAVTASLSGTALSGAVSDEVDGLLPKANISVTVDGKAVSFNYNESTGAVSAAVAVGDGSGHRVSIIATDASGNIRRASADAASTAQAPHFSDTANYWASAYVDYLYTSGITTGYADGTFRPSRNISRQEFAVMLYRYLGLSAGAYESVELPFADLDQIGDFALTAVKALYTEGILNGTMGSDGRLYFKPASSITRAQAAAMMGRTQPKGYTESTLSFTDTASIPAYAGYYVSTMVSQGVISGYEDGSFRPNSPISRGQMAKILYNLL; this comes from the coding sequence ATGAGAAAGTTCCTGTGCAGAGCAACATCCCTGATCTTAGCGGCGGTGCTGGCCAGCGCCTCGCTGTCCGCTGCGGCATCCTACGCCATGGGTGACGACCTGACCAACGTCTCCACCGGCCTGCATGAGGAGACGCAGCTGAACACCAGCGTGTTCTGGAGCAGCGCGTATTCCGATCTGCGGACGGAGAACGTGGTGACCTATGTGCCCAGTGAATCCGTCACACCCATCGTCACCTACGGCGGCGCGATCACCCAGCGCTCCACCGTCTCCGCCACCGCGAAGGCGCTGGAAGCCCAGGGCTACCGGGTGGTCGCCGGGATCAACGGCGACTTCTATAACACAGGAAACGGCGTGCCCATCGGCCTCGTGATTACGGAGGGGCAGATCCGCACCGGCGCCGCCGCTTACCACGCCATCGGCTTTTGCGCCGACGGCACCGCGGTGCTGGGAAAGCCGGGCATCAAGTACTCCATCAACTTGGGGCAGAACGCCTCCGGCCAGACTGTCATCCGCTCCATCACCGACGTGAACAAGGCACGGGTCTCTGAGGGCGGCATCTACCTCTATACTTACGACTTCAACGCCAAGCACACCAACGGCACCACTGAGCCCGGCGTGGACGTGGTCTGCTCCATTGTGGACGGCTCGTTGTCCATCGGCACAGAGATGACCCTTCAGGTGGAGCAGGTGCTCACCGACGCCTCCGCCACCGCTGTGGGCGCCAACAGCGTGGTGCTCTCCGCCAACAACAAGACCGGTACCTACTACACCGACGCGCTGAAGAACCTGACACCGGGCCAGACGCTGACATTGTCCGTCACCGCCTCCGACACGCGCTGGAACGACGTGGAGTACGCCGTGGGCGCCCTCTACTCCCTGGTCTCGGGCGGAGCGGTCGCCTCCGGACTTCCCAGCGGGCAGGCGCCCCGCACCGCCATTGGCCAGAAAGCCGACGGCACGCTGGTCTTCTACACAGTGGACGGCCGCAAGAGCGGCCACAGCATCGGCGCCACGCTCTCCCAGGTGGGCCAGCGGATGGTGGAGCTTGGCTGCGTCACCGCACTGGGATTGGACGGCGGCGGCTCCACCACACTCTCCGTCACCTCCCCGGACACCACCTCCGCCTCCACCATCAACACCCCATCCGAGGGGTCGGAGCGGTCCGTGTCCAACCACGTCTTTTTGGTGGCCTCCAACTCCTCCACCGGCATTCTGAGCCATTATTATGTCAAGCCCGAAAGCTCCTACGCCCTCACCGGCAGCACGGTCAGGGTGTCTGCCTCCGGTGTGGACACCAACTATATCCCCATGGACGCGGGCTATGACCTGTCCTCTTCCGACGGCACCGTGGAAAACGGCGCCGTGATCCTGCCCGCCTACAGCGGTGACGTCACCGTCACAGCCTCCGGCGAGGGCCGCAGCGGCAGCGCGGTCATCCACACGGTGGACAAGGTGGACAGCCTCAGCATCTCCGGCCCCGCCGGAGCCCTTTCGGCCGTGACCATTGCCCCGGGGGAAAGCGTCCAGCTGACGCCCAAGGCAACGTACAACCACCTCTCCCTCTTCTCCTCCGCCAGCGCCTATACCTGGAGCATCTCCGGCGACGTGGGCACGGTGGACGCCGCCGGTAAGTTCACCGCCTCCCTCCAGCCCGGCACCGGCACCCTCACCGTTTCCGGCGGCGGAAAGAGCGTCTCTTTGCCCGTCCGCGTGACCTCTTTGTCCCTGAACACCCTGGAGGACTTTGAAGGCGGCCTGGTCGAGTGGAGCGCCTCCACCTCCGGCACCGCGCTGGAGCGCAACACCAACGTGGAGACTGTCCGCTTCGGCAAGGCCTCCGGCGCGCTGAGCTATGTCATGGATGAGGCAACCTCCAGCGCCTCGCTGTTCCTCACTTCCCTCAGCTTCAAGGCCAACTACAACCGGCTGAACCTTTGGGTCTACGGCGACGGATCCGGAAACACCCTCTCCGCCACCACCTTTGACGGCGCCAACTACAGCTCCGTGACGCTGGCCGCCCTGGACTTCACCGGCTGGAAACAGCTCAGCGTCAAGCTGCCTGAGGGCGCCACGTCCATCACCGACCTGACCGTCTCCGGCACAACGCCCTCCGGCACCATCTATCTGGATCAGATCGTGTGCTCCTACAACGACATTGTGGATCAAACCGCCCCCGCCGTCACCGCCTCTCTCTCCGGCACGGCCCTGAGCGGCGCCGTGTCCGACGAGGTGGACGGCCTGCTGCCCAAGGCGAACATCTCCGTCACAGTGGACGGCAAGGCGGTTTCCTTCAACTACAATGAATCCACCGGCGCCGTCTCCGCCGCCGTGGCGGTGGGTGACGGCAGCGGCCACCGGGTGAGCATCATTGCCACCGATGCCTCCGGCAACATCAGGCGCGCCTCGGCGGACGCGGCCTCCACCGCCCAGGCCCCCCATTTCAGCGACACTGCCAATTACTGGGCCTCCGCCTATGTGGACTACCTCTACACCTCCGGCATCACCACCGGCTATGCCGACGGCACCTTCCGCCCCTCCCGCAACATCTCCCGCCAGGAGTTCGCCGTGATGCTGTACCGCTACCTGGGGCTCAGCGCCGGAGCGTATGAGTCCGTGGAGCTGCCCTTCGCGGATCTGGATCAAATTGGGGACTTTGCCCTGACCGCGGTAAAGGCGCTGTATACCGAGGGCATCCTCAACGGCACCATGGGCTCCGACGGCCGGCTGTACTTCAAGCCCGCCTCTTCCATTACCCGGGCCCAGGCCGCGGCCATGATGGGCCGCACCCAGCCCAAGGGCTACACGGAGTCCACCCTGTCCTTCACCGACACGGCCTCCATTCCCGCCTACGCCGGCTACTATGTCTCCACCATGGTCTCCCAGGGCGTCATCAGCGGCTATGAAGACGGCTCCTTCCGGCCCAACTCCCCCATCTCCCGGGGACAGATGGCAAAGATTCTCTACAACCTTCTGTAA
- a CDS encoding MetQ/NlpA family ABC transporter substrate-binding protein, producing MKNKMIRMTAAALLLALSLTGCGTAASGSASSGASTDSLQTIKIGVTAISQITYEAIESRFADKGYQTEFVMFDSNPVVLEACAAGEVDMALGQHARYVQTYNENNGSDLTMVKPYGYYTGIGLYSEKYTAIDEIPDGAQIAIMNDAQNMSIALMILRDAGLIELDESVDTYTTADITANPKNLQIIDMDQAQTVAALTDMDAACVFFTHMSNAGKDPASYIVRDSVMINYPMGAIVRGEDAQSDWAVAYAECFKEQSVRDAIDEQLPGVFAFYESDDQVTFDY from the coding sequence ATGAAAAACAAAATGATTCGCATGACTGCAGCGGCTTTGCTGCTGGCTTTGTCTCTCACCGGCTGCGGAACTGCCGCCTCCGGCAGCGCGTCCAGCGGCGCCTCGACCGACTCTTTGCAGACCATCAAGATCGGTGTGACCGCCATATCCCAAATCACCTATGAGGCCATTGAGTCTCGCTTTGCGGACAAAGGCTACCAGACGGAATTTGTCATGTTTGATTCCAACCCTGTGGTATTGGAGGCCTGTGCCGCCGGCGAGGTGGACATGGCCCTGGGCCAGCACGCCCGCTATGTCCAGACCTATAATGAAAACAACGGGTCCGACCTAACCATGGTCAAGCCCTATGGGTATTACACAGGAATCGGCCTGTATTCTGAAAAATACACAGCGATCGATGAAATCCCCGATGGCGCGCAGATCGCGATTATGAATGATGCCCAGAATATGTCCATTGCCTTGATGATCCTGCGGGATGCGGGACTGATCGAACTGGATGAATCCGTGGATACCTATACCACTGCCGATATCACTGCAAATCCCAAGAATCTGCAGATTATCGACATGGATCAGGCCCAGACCGTGGCAGCGCTGACGGACATGGACGCGGCCTGCGTATTCTTCACCCATATGAGCAATGCCGGCAAGGACCCTGCCTCCTATATTGTCCGGGACTCCGTCATGATCAACTATCCCATGGGAGCCATTGTCCGGGGGGAGGATGCCCAGTCCGATTGGGCCGTAGCCTATGCCGAGTGCTTCAAAGAGCAGAGCGTCCGGGATGCCATCGACGAACAGCTCCCCGGCGTATTTGCATTCTATGAAAGCGATGATCAGGTCACATTTGACTATTGA
- a CDS encoding methionine ABC transporter permease, with amino-acid sequence MLSTLAAEFAKSRLIKYLPTVILPAIGSTLTMVAVSAVFSIAIGMVLGSVLYVTDRDGLLPNRYIYGILSRVTDVIRSFPTFILIVAVSPLTRAVIGTTIGTKAAIFAITLGCFPFAARMTESALQTVDRKLVKAMQSFGASIFQIIWKVLFVEALPVLVSNYTIMLINMINMSAMAGAVGAGGLGAIALTYGYQQFDYVIMYVVVVILIVIVSLLQSLSKLLYQRLK; translated from the coding sequence ATGCTTAGCACGCTTGCCGCGGAATTCGCCAAATCCAGACTGATTAAGTACCTGCCCACTGTCATTCTGCCGGCCATAGGGTCAACCCTGACCATGGTGGCGGTTTCAGCGGTCTTTTCCATTGCCATCGGCATGGTGCTTGGTTCGGTGCTGTATGTCACCGATCGGGATGGGCTTTTGCCAAACCGGTACATATATGGGATTTTGAGCCGGGTGACCGATGTGATCCGCTCGTTTCCCACATTTATTTTGATTGTGGCGGTCAGCCCTCTGACGCGGGCGGTCATCGGAACCACCATCGGCACCAAGGCCGCCATCTTTGCCATTACCCTGGGCTGCTTCCCCTTCGCGGCCAGAATGACGGAATCCGCCCTGCAGACTGTGGACCGGAAGCTTGTAAAGGCCATGCAGTCTTTTGGAGCGTCTATTTTCCAGATCATCTGGAAGGTGCTGTTTGTTGAGGCGCTGCCTGTTCTGGTTTCCAACTATACCATCATGCTGATCAACATGATCAACATGTCGGCCATGGCGGGCGCGGTGGGCGCCGGGGGCCTTGGCGCAATCGCCCTGACCTATGGGTACCAGCAATTCGACTACGTAATCATGTACGTTGTCGTTGTCATCCTGATCGTCATTGTGAGTTTGCTGCAATCGTTGAGCAAGCTGCTTTACCAGCGGCTGAAATAA
- a CDS encoding RidA family protein, giving the protein MKTIHTDLAPAAVGPYSQAKSTGNFVFTSGQIPLDPVTGALVGDDIAAQSEQALTNLKAVLEAAGSDCSKVVKTTCFLTDMGNFAAFNEVYAKYFPDRPARSCFAVVALPKGALVEVEAVAEL; this is encoded by the coding sequence ATGAAGACCATCCATACCGACCTGGCCCCCGCGGCCGTAGGCCCCTACTCCCAGGCAAAATCCACCGGCAACTTTGTATTCACCTCCGGCCAGATTCCCCTGGACCCTGTCACGGGCGCCCTGGTGGGCGACGACATCGCGGCCCAGAGCGAACAGGCGCTGACCAATCTGAAGGCGGTCTTGGAAGCGGCGGGATCCGACTGCTCCAAGGTGGTGAAGACCACCTGCTTCCTCACCGACATGGGGAACTTTGCTGCCTTCAATGAGGTGTATGCCAAGTATTTCCCCGACCGGCCCGCCCGCTCCTGCTTTGCCGTAGTCGCTCTGCCCAAGGGCGCTCTGGTGGAAGTGGAGGCAGTCGCAGAGCTGTAA
- a CDS encoding DUF6199 family natural product biosynthesis protein, with the protein MQMRLFALPVLLLSLLCACGSPAPSTNYEVSQDGWEFVVDTEQQTITHGDDVFRYTVGGRTVEITYPDGSTYFRTYDSAGWHGGWSDDYSEDRYIPGDTLVELLSDGAQPEKSSGNSPFIGVLLLAIGGFNAISPQTSWYLSYGWRFKNAEPSDAALLLGRCGGVLAAVIGLFLLFL; encoded by the coding sequence ATGCAAATGCGTCTTTTTGCGCTGCCGGTCTTGCTGCTCTCGCTGCTGTGCGCCTGCGGGAGCCCGGCCCCCTCAACCAATTATGAGGTCAGCCAGGACGGCTGGGAGTTCGTGGTGGACACCGAGCAGCAGACCATCACCCACGGCGACGATGTGTTCCGGTACACGGTGGGAGGCCGGACGGTGGAGATCACCTATCCCGACGGTTCCACCTATTTTCGGACCTACGACAGCGCAGGCTGGCACGGCGGCTGGAGCGACGATTACTCAGAGGACCGGTACATCCCCGGCGACACGCTGGTGGAACTGCTCTCCGACGGGGCACAGCCGGAAAAGAGTTCCGGCAATTCTCCTTTCATCGGTGTGCTCCTTTTGGCCATAGGCGGCTTCAACGCCATCTCGCCCCAGACCTCCTGGTACCTCAGCTACGGCTGGCGGTTCAAAAACGCCGAGCCCAGCGACGCCGCGCTGCTGCTTGGCCGCTGCGGCGGCGTGCTTGCCGCGGTCATCGGGCTCTTTTTGCTGTTTCTCTGA
- the spoVAC gene encoding stage V sporulation protein AC, whose product MTPKEYQSYVKQKQKKSPLAKNLLLAFVIGGAICVLGQLIMNGFSALGLGKEDAGTATSEALVFLSALATGLNLYNKLARFGGAGTLVPITGFANAVVSPAIDFKSEGIITGMATKMFLIAGPVIVFGVTASVIYGVILCLMGA is encoded by the coding sequence ATGACACCAAAGGAGTACCAATCTTACGTCAAGCAAAAGCAGAAAAAGTCCCCCCTGGCCAAGAATCTGCTTCTGGCCTTTGTCATCGGCGGAGCCATCTGTGTGCTGGGGCAGCTGATTATGAACGGCTTCAGCGCGCTGGGCCTGGGGAAGGAAGACGCGGGGACCGCCACGTCCGAGGCCTTGGTGTTTCTCTCCGCATTGGCCACCGGCTTGAACCTCTACAACAAGCTGGCCCGGTTCGGCGGAGCGGGCACGCTGGTGCCTATCACCGGCTTTGCCAACGCGGTGGTCTCGCCGGCCATTGATTTCAAAAGCGAGGGCATCATCACCGGCATGGCCACCAAGATGTTCCTCATCGCCGGTCCGGTGATCGTTTTCGGCGTCACAGCCAGCGTGATTTACGGCGTGATTTTGTGCCTGATGGGGGCATAG
- a CDS encoding DUF5714 domain-containing protein yields the protein MERGACLVCGKPLRYFDTAREMECVFCHKKFPSNASCEDGHFVCDDCHAAKGLAAIRWSCLHSRLTDPVKLAREIMENPYVYMHGPEHHVLVGSVLLTAYHNAGGELDWPAALYEMENRGRQVPGGACGFWGCCGAAASAGMFVSIATGATPLERESWALSNRMTSLVLEQISRLGGPRCCKRNSFTALVLAVRFAREHLHVEMDLEGPIVCGFSSENQQCLGRRCPYNRLGAGDMI from the coding sequence ATGGAGCGAGGCGCATGTCTTGTCTGCGGGAAACCCCTGCGGTATTTCGACACGGCCCGGGAGATGGAGTGCGTATTCTGCCATAAAAAATTTCCATCCAACGCCAGCTGTGAGGACGGGCATTTTGTCTGTGACGACTGCCACGCGGCAAAGGGGCTGGCTGCCATCCGCTGGAGCTGCCTGCACAGCAGGCTGACCGATCCGGTAAAGCTGGCCCGGGAGATTATGGAAAACCCCTATGTCTATATGCACGGGCCGGAGCACCACGTGTTGGTGGGCAGCGTGCTGCTGACCGCCTATCACAACGCCGGAGGAGAGCTGGACTGGCCCGCGGCCCTCTATGAGATGGAGAACCGGGGACGCCAGGTGCCCGGCGGTGCCTGTGGATTCTGGGGCTGTTGCGGCGCTGCGGCCAGCGCGGGCATGTTTGTCAGCATCGCCACCGGCGCCACGCCGCTGGAGCGGGAGAGCTGGGCGCTCTCCAACCGGATGACCTCCCTGGTGCTGGAGCAGATCAGCCGCCTGGGCGGCCCCCGGTGCTGTAAGCGCAATTCCTTCACCGCGTTGGTGCTGGCTGTCCGTTTTGCCCGGGAGCATCTGCATGTGGAGATGGATTTGGAAGGCCCCATCGTGTGCGGCTTTTCATCGGAAAATCAGCAGTGCCTGGGCCGCCGCTGCCCGTACAACCGGTTGGGTGCCGGGGATATGATATAG
- a CDS encoding ECF transporter S component, protein MNLKKLTVSALMLALCMVLPFLTGQIPQIGSMLLPMHLPVLLCGFLCGWPYGLAVGFIAPLLRFAMFGMPPIFPTGMAMAFELAAYGAFTGVFYQLLPKKTGMLFVSLILAMAAGRVVWGIAECFLLGLGGFTWAAFVSGAFLNAIPGIILQIVLIPAILIALRKGNLMLDE, encoded by the coding sequence ATGAACCTCAAAAAGCTGACGGTATCCGCCCTGATGCTGGCCCTGTGCATGGTGCTGCCCTTTCTCACCGGCCAGATCCCCCAAATCGGCAGCATGCTGCTGCCCATGCACCTTCCCGTGCTGCTGTGCGGCTTTCTGTGCGGCTGGCCCTACGGCCTGGCGGTGGGCTTCATCGCCCCGCTTCTGCGCTTTGCCATGTTCGGCATGCCGCCGATTTTCCCCACCGGCATGGCTATGGCCTTTGAGCTGGCGGCCTACGGTGCCTTTACCGGTGTCTTCTACCAGCTGCTGCCCAAGAAGACCGGCATGCTCTTTGTCTCGCTGATCCTGGCCATGGCGGCAGGCCGTGTGGTCTGGGGCATTGCGGAGTGCTTCCTCCTGGGGCTGGGCGGCTTCACCTGGGCGGCCTTTGTCTCCGGCGCTTTCCTCAATGCCATTCCGGGCATCATTTTGCAGATCGTCCTGATTCCCGCCATCCTGATCGCCCTGCGGAAAGGAAACCTGATGCTTGATGAGTGA